In Candidatus Binatia bacterium, a single window of DNA contains:
- a CDS encoding isocitrate lyase/PEP mutase family protein: MATKITTRFRELLKKPELLVMPGGFSPLHARMAEALGYEAFFMAGSQIAAYLYGQPDVGLIGLGEMVEAARRLSAGSHIAIFADADTGYGNAVNVYHTVQEYIRAGAAGLHIEDQEAPKKSGTQAGRRLISVEEAIGKYKAAVAAKNELDPDFVIVARCDSIGSEGGSFENAVERSTAYVKEAGVDAIWVNTLRSREEIKDACRRIPAPVIAPYYGPPPSPTLEEFQQLGAAAVLFPSLTTAHGLQATWELMHDFKERGPAALEEWNARAQKSKWGVVPRAQEPLLDTNKIRKLEEQFIPESLQRDYDKTFGHKKH; encoded by the coding sequence ATGGCAACGAAAATTACGACGCGGTTTCGTGAGCTGTTGAAAAAACCCGAGCTGCTCGTCATGCCCGGAGGCTTCAGCCCGCTCCACGCGCGCATGGCGGAGGCGTTGGGCTACGAAGCTTTCTTCATGGCGGGCTCGCAGATCGCGGCCTATCTCTACGGCCAGCCCGACGTCGGTCTGATCGGTCTCGGCGAAATGGTCGAAGCGGCGCGCCGCCTCTCCGCCGGCAGCCACATCGCGATTTTCGCCGATGCCGATACCGGCTACGGCAACGCCGTGAACGTCTACCACACGGTCCAAGAATATATTCGCGCCGGCGCCGCGGGACTCCACATCGAAGATCAGGAGGCGCCGAAGAAATCGGGAACCCAGGCCGGGCGGCGCTTGATCTCCGTCGAGGAGGCGATCGGCAAGTACAAAGCGGCGGTCGCGGCGAAAAACGAATTGGATCCGGACTTCGTCATCGTCGCGCGCTGCGACTCGATCGGTTCGGAAGGCGGGAGTTTCGAGAATGCCGTGGAGCGGTCGACCGCTTACGTGAAAGAAGCCGGCGTGGATGCTATTTGGGTGAACACGCTGCGCTCGCGCGAAGAGATAAAAGACGCCTGCCGGAGAATTCCCGCGCCGGTCATCGCTCCGTACTACGGCCCGCCGCCGTCGCCGACGCTAGAGGAGTTCCAGCAGCTCGGCGCCGCCGCAGTTCTTTTCCCGAGCCTCACGACGGCGCACGGGCTTCAAGCCACGTGGGAGCTGATGCACGACTTCAAAGAGCGCGGCCCGGCTGCGCTGGAAGAGTGGAACGCCAGGGCGCAGAAGAGCAAATGGGGCGTCGTGCCACGCGCGCAGGAGCCGCTGCTCGACACCAACAAGATCCGTAAGCTCGAAGAACAGTTCATCCCCGAATCCCTCCAGCGCGACTACGACAAAACGTTCGGGCATAAGAAGCACTGA
- a CDS encoding thioesterase family protein — protein sequence MPRKLSCRFRIRHDELDSFGHLNNAVCVKYLQEAAIQASAEPGYGLRWYEERGTGWVMRRLEIRYHLQVLYGDELQVTTWLSERGRVDCFREYDVRRSGDNARVARARAHWVYVDTKTGRPVRLPEEFIGAFSPAGEAEDLGIRAYKSKKIENCYRYLSARRVQTYELDPMGRVHHAVFLNWIEQAYYDAIRAAGHPLEQLRAGDWAVFQGGHDIEYFAPARDNDAVEIVSWICEIGKVRGAWIHEIYNAGNRKLLARDYSLGIFVNSQGKPTAAPQDLVDDILRGPKS from the coding sequence ATGCCGCGTAAGCTCAGCTGTCGATTCCGCATCCGCCACGACGAGCTCGACTCTTTCGGGCACCTCAACAACGCCGTTTGCGTCAAGTACCTGCAAGAGGCGGCGATTCAGGCATCCGCGGAACCCGGCTACGGACTTCGCTGGTACGAAGAACGCGGCACCGGATGGGTCATGCGCCGGCTGGAAATTCGCTACCACCTGCAAGTCCTTTACGGTGACGAGTTGCAAGTGACGACCTGGTTATCTGAGCGTGGAAGAGTCGACTGTTTTCGGGAATACGACGTCAGGCGCTCTGGCGACAATGCTCGTGTGGCTCGTGCGCGTGCTCACTGGGTCTATGTCGATACGAAAACCGGACGACCGGTGCGCTTGCCGGAGGAATTCATCGGCGCCTTTTCACCGGCCGGAGAGGCGGAAGATTTGGGCATACGCGCGTATAAGTCCAAGAAGATCGAGAACTGCTACCGCTACCTATCCGCGCGCCGTGTCCAGACGTACGAGCTCGATCCCATGGGGCGCGTTCACCACGCGGTGTTTCTCAACTGGATCGAGCAGGCTTACTATGACGCCATCCGCGCCGCCGGCCACCCGCTGGAGCAATTGCGCGCGGGCGATTGGGCGGTCTTTCAAGGAGGGCACGACATCGAGTACTTCGCTCCCGCGCGCGACAACGATGCCGTCGAGATCGTGAGCTGGATTTGCGAAATCGGCAAAGTGCGCGGCGCGTGGATTCACGAAATTTACAACGCCGGCAACCGGAAGCTCCTCGCGCGTGATTATTCCCTGGGGATTTTCGTCAATTCCCAAGGCAAGCCCACTGCCGCACCGCAGGATCTCGTCGATGACATATTACGAGGGCCGAAAAGTTGA
- a CDS encoding alpha/beta hydrolase → MSESGMAAAMRQKGPLVWLDMDQKELDDAYDQAVWAPNREHIAERRRLASERTIARIGAPERAAYGPTEIEKLDIYKTKRANAPVMIFIHGGAWKGGTARDSAYMAEMYLAAGAHFVIPDFVWVQNAGGSLMTMADQVRRAVAWVYKNAVSFGGDPNRLYVSGHSSGGHLGGCVVITDWQKDFGLPADIVKGAVLISGMYDLKAVRLSKRSKYVNLDDATEEALSAQRHIDKINMPLVVAHGTLETPEFQRQSREFAAAVKAAGKPVEFFVGEGFNHFEIQETMANPFGLVGRAALIMMGLKIGEA, encoded by the coding sequence ATGAGTGAATCCGGAATGGCAGCGGCAATGCGGCAAAAAGGTCCGCTCGTGTGGCTCGACATGGATCAGAAGGAGCTCGACGACGCCTACGACCAGGCCGTCTGGGCGCCGAACCGCGAGCATATCGCTGAGCGCCGCCGGCTCGCGAGCGAGCGGACGATCGCCCGCATCGGCGCGCCCGAGCGCGCGGCCTACGGGCCGACGGAGATCGAGAAGCTTGACATTTATAAAACCAAGCGGGCGAACGCGCCGGTCATGATTTTCATTCACGGCGGCGCGTGGAAGGGCGGCACGGCCCGGGACTCGGCTTACATGGCGGAGATGTATCTTGCCGCGGGCGCCCACTTCGTCATCCCCGACTTCGTCTGGGTGCAGAACGCGGGCGGCAGTCTCATGACGATGGCCGACCAGGTGCGCCGCGCCGTCGCCTGGGTCTACAAAAACGCCGTGAGCTTCGGCGGCGACCCGAACCGTCTCTATGTCTCCGGCCATTCCTCGGGCGGGCATCTCGGCGGCTGCGTCGTGATCACCGACTGGCAGAAGGACTTCGGCCTGCCTGCCGACATCGTCAAAGGCGCCGTGCTCATCAGCGGCATGTACGACTTGAAGGCCGTGCGGCTTTCCAAACGGAGCAAATACGTGAACCTCGACGACGCCACGGAGGAGGCGCTCAGCGCGCAGCGGCACATCGATAAAATAAATATGCCGCTCGTCGTCGCCCACGGCACGCTCGAGACGCCGGAGTTTCAACGCCAATCGCGCGAGTTCGCCGCCGCCGTAAAAGCCGCGGGGAAGCCGGTGGAGTTTTTCGTCGGCGAAGGCTTCAACCACTTCGAGATTCAGGAGACGATGGCGAACCCGTTCGGCCTCGTCGGCCGGGCGGCGTTGATAATGATGGGACTAAAAATCGGGGAGGCGTGA